The proteins below are encoded in one region of Streptomyces ficellus:
- a CDS encoding MFS transporter, with product MTSQTTIDKSPQGPAPEPAPAKGLRGHPWLTLFAVAVGVMMVALDGTIVAIANPVIQRDLEASMADVQWITNGYLLALAVALITAGKLGDRFGHRQTFLIGIAGFAAASAAIGMSDSITLLIAFRVLQGLFGALLMPAALGLLRATFPAEKLNMAIGIWGMVIGASTAGGPILGGVLVEHVSWQSVFFINVPVGVLALAMGLVILKDHRARNAPRSFDIVGIVLLSAAMASLVWGIVKAGESWGWGSGSTWGFIGGAVALFALFAVWETKVKEPLIPLGMFRSVPLSAGTVLMVLMAFAFMGGLFPVTFYLSGVMGLGPVDSGLHLLPLTAMMIVSSPLAGALITKYGPRVPLVGGMVCTAAAMFGMTTLTTGTSTLVMSLWFALLGLGLAPVMVGATEVIVGNAPLELSGVAGGLQQAAMQVGGALGTAVLGAVLSSKVTSEFAGNWKDAGIPVPPDPRLEQVAEFGAVPAELDKAPGMTPDLASKIGAVIHDTFLSGMGLAFTVAGVVAVVAVLVATLTKRGENAEAGGGAVHI from the coding sequence ATGACTAGTCAGACCACCATCGATAAGTCGCCGCAGGGCCCCGCGCCCGAGCCGGCCCCGGCCAAGGGGCTTCGCGGCCACCCCTGGCTGACGCTGTTCGCCGTGGCGGTCGGCGTGATGATGGTCGCCCTCGACGGCACGATCGTCGCGATCGCCAACCCCGTCATCCAGCGTGACCTCGAAGCGTCCATGGCCGACGTCCAGTGGATCACCAACGGCTACCTGCTCGCCCTCGCCGTCGCGCTGATCACGGCGGGCAAGCTGGGTGACCGCTTCGGCCACCGGCAGACGTTCCTCATCGGCATCGCGGGCTTCGCCGCCGCGTCCGCCGCGATCGGCATGTCCGACTCGATCACCCTCCTGATCGCCTTCCGGGTGCTCCAGGGCCTGTTCGGCGCGCTGCTCATGCCGGCCGCGCTCGGCCTGCTGCGCGCGACCTTCCCGGCCGAGAAGCTGAACATGGCGATCGGCATCTGGGGCATGGTCATCGGCGCCTCCACGGCGGGCGGCCCGATCCTCGGCGGTGTCCTTGTCGAGCACGTCAGCTGGCAGTCGGTGTTCTTCATCAACGTGCCGGTCGGCGTCCTCGCCCTGGCCATGGGCCTGGTCATCCTGAAGGACCACCGCGCGCGGAACGCGCCGCGCTCGTTCGACATCGTCGGCATCGTGCTGCTGTCGGCGGCGATGGCGTCCCTGGTGTGGGGCATCGTCAAGGCCGGCGAGAGCTGGGGCTGGGGCAGCGGCAGCACCTGGGGCTTCATCGGCGGCGCGGTCGCGCTGTTCGCGCTCTTCGCGGTGTGGGAGACCAAGGTCAAGGAACCGCTGATCCCGCTGGGCATGTTCCGCTCGGTACCACTGTCGGCCGGTACGGTCCTGATGGTGCTGATGGCCTTCGCCTTCATGGGCGGGCTGTTCCCCGTGACCTTCTACCTCTCGGGCGTCATGGGGCTCGGCCCGGTCGACAGCGGCCTGCACCTGCTGCCGCTGACCGCCATGATGATCGTCTCCTCGCCGCTGGCGGGCGCGCTCATCACCAAGTACGGCCCGCGCGTCCCGCTCGTCGGCGGCATGGTCTGCACGGCGGCGGCCATGTTCGGCATGACGACCCTGACCACGGGCACCAGCACGCTGGTCATGTCCCTCTGGTTCGCCCTGCTCGGCCTCGGGCTCGCGCCCGTCATGGTCGGCGCCACGGAGGTCATCGTCGGCAACGCCCCGCTGGAGCTGTCCGGTGTGGCCGGTGGCCTCCAGCAGGCGGCCATGCAGGTCGGCGGCGCCCTCGGTACGGCGGTGCTGGGTGCCGTCCTCTCCTCCAAGGTCACGTCCGAGTTCGCGGGGAACTGGAAGGACGCCGGCATTCCGGTGCCGCCGGACCCGCGGCTGGAGCAGGTGGCGGAGTTCGGCGCGGTCCCGGCGGAGTTGGACAAGGCGCCCGGTATGACGCCCGACCTGGCGTCGAAGATCGGTGCGGTCATCCACGACACGTTCCTGTCCGGGATGGGTCTGGCC
- a CDS encoding alpha/beta hydrolase → MRRWRNRPDTGTREGVPVSPVTAPEGRAPGPGTATTARTIRPTRPARRVRRALTALVVTVAVVAGTAGWAAGSGQVPVTGPPPGSAAWVGDTSLGRALPDPASATPRQVAAFFRTLTPTQQRALAHRHPAVVGNLDGAPLALRYEANETALRHDARFAHLAGRGRQILAFDPRGRGQVAEVYGDLARSRRVAVVVPGSDIDAGTYDRPTDPDGTPAGMAKRLRAATRGTAVIAWAGYTTPVGVGLDAATGGLAEAGAPRLVRFADGLAALGVPTPAVFCHSYGSVVCGLAAPRLNARDLVVLGSPGVRAGNVAELRTGARVWAAKDPSDWISDVPNVQFLGLGHGTDPAAPEFGARPVPAADAHGHTGYFAPGTESLRAFAAIAQGDVR, encoded by the coding sequence ATGCGCCGCTGGAGGAACCGCCCGGACACCGGCACGCGGGAGGGGGTGCCGGTCTCGCCGGTCACCGCGCCGGAGGGCCGGGCCCCCGGCCCCGGCACGGCCACCACCGCCCGCACCATTCGCCCCACCCGCCCCGCCCGGCGCGTCCGGCGGGCGCTGACGGCGCTCGTGGTCACGGTCGCCGTCGTCGCGGGGACCGCCGGGTGGGCGGCCGGGAGCGGGCAGGTGCCCGTGACGGGCCCACCGCCGGGCAGCGCGGCCTGGGTGGGCGACACCTCGCTCGGGCGGGCCCTCCCGGACCCGGCGAGCGCCACGCCCCGCCAGGTCGCCGCCTTCTTCCGCACCCTGACGCCCACCCAGCAGCGGGCACTCGCGCACCGGCACCCTGCCGTCGTCGGCAACCTCGACGGCGCCCCGCTCGCCCTCCGTTACGAGGCGAACGAGACCGCCCTGCGCCATGACGCCCGGTTCGCGCACCTCGCGGGGCGGGGCCGGCAGATCCTCGCGTTCGATCCGCGCGGCCGCGGCCAGGTCGCCGAGGTCTACGGGGACCTCGCCCGCAGCCGCCGGGTCGCCGTCGTCGTACCCGGGTCGGACATCGACGCCGGGACGTACGACCGGCCCACCGACCCGGACGGCACGCCCGCCGGAATGGCGAAGCGGCTGCGGGCGGCCACCCGCGGCACCGCCGTGATCGCGTGGGCGGGATACACCACGCCCGTCGGGGTGGGCCTGGACGCCGCCACGGGCGGGCTCGCCGAGGCCGGCGCCCCGCGGCTGGTCCGGTTCGCCGACGGGCTCGCCGCACTCGGTGTTCCCACGCCGGCCGTCTTCTGCCACAGCTACGGCTCCGTCGTCTGCGGCCTGGCAGCTCCGCGGCTGAACGCCCGGGACCTGGTGGTCCTCGGCTCACCCGGCGTACGGGCCGGAAACGTCGCCGAACTGCGCACCGGCGCCCGCGTGTGGGCCGCCAAGGACCCGTCCGACTGGATCTCCGACGTGCCGAACGTCCAGTTCCTGGGCCTCGGCCACGGCACCGACCCGGCCGCCCCCGAGTTCGGCGCCCGCCCGGTGCCCGCCGCCGACGCCCACGGCCACACCGGCTACTTCGCCCCCGGCACCGAGTCCCTCCGCGCCTTCGCCGCCATCGCCCAGGGAGACGTCCGATGA
- a CDS encoding TetR/AcrR family transcriptional regulator — MTAEQPTSPATPAPVGLRERKKRRTRDALLRAALELFTTRGYEETTVDEIVGAVDVSQRTFFRYFASKEEAAFAVQHMVERHFLTALHERPAHEAPLEAMRNAVLSAWDTIGEAIMELVPIELYLRTFQVIESTPALLAVHLRRSIEMEENIARLIADREGLDLDADPRPRVAVAAFSGVMRVTGQLWGRGEDASLEAIRELTATYLDHLGPALAADWRPRRTPPAAE; from the coding sequence GTGACGGCCGAGCAGCCGACCTCCCCGGCGACGCCGGCGCCCGTGGGCCTGCGCGAGCGCAAGAAGCGGCGCACCCGGGACGCGCTGCTCCGTGCGGCGCTGGAACTCTTCACCACCCGGGGGTACGAGGAGACCACGGTCGACGAGATCGTCGGCGCCGTCGACGTGTCGCAGCGCACCTTCTTCCGCTACTTCGCCAGCAAGGAGGAGGCCGCCTTCGCCGTCCAGCACATGGTCGAGCGGCACTTCCTCACCGCGCTGCACGAACGCCCGGCGCACGAGGCGCCGTTGGAGGCGATGCGCAACGCCGTCCTGTCCGCCTGGGACACCATCGGCGAGGCGATCATGGAACTCGTCCCCATCGAGCTGTACCTGCGCACCTTCCAGGTCATCGAGTCGACGCCCGCCCTCCTCGCCGTGCACCTGCGGCGCTCCATCGAGATGGAGGAGAACATCGCGCGGCTGATCGCCGACCGCGAGGGCCTGGACCTGGACGCCGACCCGCGCCCCCGGGTGGCCGTCGCCGCGTTCAGCGGCGTGATGCGTGTCACGGGCCAGTTGTGGGGCCGGGGCGAGGACGCGTCCCTGGAGGCGATCCGCGAACTCACCGCGACGTATCTGGACCACCTCGGCCCGGCGCTCGCCGCCGACTGGCGCCCCCGGCGCACCCCGCCCGCGGCGGAGTGA
- a CDS encoding sensor histidine kinase — protein sequence MATTPPLSRLRESARALGLALTTPTGSGAPLLGQAASPWLRPLPYVVAFAFVASLLPVTVAVLVNDYRVNGAIAGALATAQTAPLLLAVTRPLQAWWIIMSADVLGALVLLGADGVAGRSWPWTPMVVVGYLALMVALGLREPRRTLLGVWLATGAAGFVFELVSQRHSDGIHLLLFVLSGAVLLLTASLRERGDAQRRLVEQETISEAERARRTLLEERARIARELHDVVAHHMSVITVQADSAPYRIEGLPEVAREEFSTIAASARESLAEMRRLLAVLRSEGAEGERAPQPGLDRLQQLVEATVRAGVPAELSLPAALGPVPQAVDLSAYRIVQEALANVVRHAPGARTRVSVSSDGERLTVLVVNGPSTKPGSPLESSGTGHGLVGMRERVRLTGGTLDTGPLPDGGFRVAAGLPLATALETEEPA from the coding sequence ATGGCTACCACTCCCCCGCTGTCCCGGCTCCGCGAATCGGCGCGCGCGCTGGGGCTCGCCCTCACCACGCCGACCGGGAGCGGGGCGCCGTTGCTCGGGCAGGCGGCTTCGCCCTGGCTGCGGCCGCTGCCGTACGTCGTCGCCTTCGCGTTCGTCGCCTCGCTGCTGCCGGTCACCGTGGCCGTACTCGTCAACGACTACCGGGTGAACGGCGCGATCGCCGGGGCCCTCGCGACCGCCCAGACCGCGCCGCTGCTGCTCGCCGTGACCCGGCCGCTCCAGGCGTGGTGGATCATCATGTCCGCCGACGTGCTGGGCGCGCTGGTCCTGCTCGGGGCCGACGGCGTGGCCGGGCGGTCGTGGCCGTGGACACCGATGGTCGTGGTCGGCTACCTGGCGCTGATGGTGGCCCTGGGGCTGCGCGAGCCGCGCCGGACGCTGCTGGGCGTGTGGCTGGCGACCGGCGCGGCCGGGTTCGTGTTCGAGCTGGTGTCGCAGAGACACAGCGACGGCATCCACCTGTTGCTGTTCGTCCTCAGCGGGGCCGTGCTGCTGCTCACGGCGAGCCTCCGGGAGCGGGGCGACGCGCAGCGGCGCCTGGTGGAGCAGGAGACGATCAGCGAGGCCGAGCGCGCCCGGCGCACGCTGCTGGAGGAACGGGCGCGGATCGCGCGCGAGTTGCACGACGTGGTGGCCCACCACATGTCGGTGATCACGGTGCAGGCGGATTCGGCGCCGTACCGGATCGAGGGGCTGCCGGAGGTGGCGCGCGAGGAGTTCTCGACGATCGCCGCGTCGGCTCGGGAGTCCCTGGCCGAGATGCGGCGGCTGCTGGCGGTGCTGCGCAGCGAGGGCGCGGAGGGTGAACGGGCACCGCAGCCCGGCCTGGACCGGTTGCAGCAGCTGGTGGAGGCGACGGTACGGGCGGGGGTGCCGGCCGAGCTGTCGCTGCCCGCCGCGCTCGGCCCCGTACCGCAGGCGGTCGACCTGTCGGCGTACCGGATCGTGCAGGAGGCGCTCGCGAACGTGGTGCGGCACGCGCCGGGCGCGCGGACGCGGGTGTCGGTGTCCTCGGACGGTGAACGGCTGACGGTGCTCGTCGTCAACGGGCCGTCGACCAAGCCCGGTTCACCGCTGGAGTCGTCCGGTACGGGGCACGGGCTGGTCGGGATGCGGGAGCGCGTACGGTTGACCGGCGGAACGCTCGACACCGGGCCGCTGCCGGACGGCGGCTTCCGGGTCGCGGCGGGTCTGCCCCTCGCCACCGCCCTCGAAACGGAGGAACCCGCGTGA
- a CDS encoding DUF4429 domain-containing protein: MGDVLAGIHATWEFEPDAVLIRFERGIRAPKLYQALRERRIPHEALASVTLSPGRRGTVVLHAVPRAGADPLMEAAAGQLKDACDPYRLVLPAERETLAEYYADELRARLGTDAAEPADRYLVAAPEGPLQFKAYDGKATFDDGQVTFRWFWTGASSAKWKAGDQTFSVRDLTGVEWRSPDVFDGYLRLRRRGHAGDVQPAQADQDPAAVVFGLGYGPVHESLPFAAAVLAAVRDAGAAPVPVHAAVTAGRDPAVIAERIRHLGELYQAGLVTDEEFAAKKAQLLAEL; the protein is encoded by the coding sequence ATGGGTGATGTGCTGGCCGGAATTCATGCCACCTGGGAGTTCGAACCCGACGCCGTGCTCATCCGCTTCGAACGGGGGATCCGCGCACCGAAGCTCTACCAGGCTCTGCGTGAGCGACGCATCCCGCACGAAGCGCTGGCGTCGGTGACCCTCTCCCCGGGCAGACGCGGCACCGTCGTGCTGCACGCGGTGCCGCGAGCGGGCGCCGATCCGCTGATGGAAGCGGCCGCGGGCCAGCTCAAGGACGCCTGCGACCCCTACCGGCTGGTCCTGCCCGCCGAGCGGGAGACCCTCGCCGAGTACTACGCCGACGAGCTGCGGGCGCGGCTCGGCACGGACGCGGCGGAACCGGCCGACCGGTACCTGGTGGCCGCCCCCGAGGGCCCGCTCCAGTTCAAGGCGTACGACGGCAAGGCGACGTTCGACGACGGCCAGGTGACGTTCCGCTGGTTCTGGACGGGCGCGTCCTCCGCCAAGTGGAAGGCCGGCGACCAGACCTTCTCCGTGCGGGATCTGACCGGTGTCGAGTGGCGCTCGCCCGACGTCTTCGACGGCTACCTGCGGCTGCGGCGGCGCGGCCACGCGGGCGACGTCCAGCCCGCGCAGGCGGACCAGGACCCGGCGGCGGTCGTCTTCGGGCTCGGCTACGGGCCGGTGCACGAGTCGCTGCCGTTCGCCGCGGCGGTCCTGGCGGCGGTACGGGACGCGGGCGCGGCGCCGGTGCCGGTGCACGCCGCGGTGACGGCGGGACGCGACCCGGCGGTGATCGCGGAGCGGATACGGCACCTGGGCGAGCTGTACCAGGCGGGCCTGGTGACGGACGAGGAGTTCGCCGCGAAGAAGGCCCAGCTGCTCGCGGAGCTGTAA
- a CDS encoding alpha/beta hydrolase, translating into MTSFDSSPTLQVWRALFALAVVFVLLMTTGWTAIRHQPGPGQPREAALAAWRDGRIGVRELPDPASPPDVLAAFFGSLTARQRDRLAADHPLVVGNLDGAPVTLRYRANRIALDAALDAERKRVEDKRLSPDGHQEAVRRTHRFASLMRAGRQILAFDPSGKGRVAEVFGDLDRAEHVSVVVPGVDTNLLTFQKTARKYTAPVGMAESLYTAERASAPGTRTAVIAWADYTAPVGVGMDAAIGRLAENGAARLVSLTRALPGGSRVALFCHSYGSVVCGVAARDLPARVADVAVAGSPGMRAETAAELDTGARVWAMRDADDWIADVPYLAVGGLGHGADPVAPEFGARVLSAAGAVGHAGYFEPGTESLHNFAEIGVGSYRTVRCAAGQDACRSGISGASAI; encoded by the coding sequence GTGACTTCTTTCGACTCATCCCCCACGCTCCAGGTGTGGCGCGCCCTGTTCGCCCTCGCCGTGGTCTTCGTCCTCCTCATGACCACCGGCTGGACGGCGATCCGGCACCAGCCCGGGCCCGGGCAGCCGCGCGAGGCCGCGCTCGCCGCGTGGCGGGACGGACGGATAGGCGTACGGGAACTCCCCGACCCCGCGTCGCCGCCCGACGTACTCGCCGCGTTCTTCGGCTCCCTGACCGCGCGTCAGCGCGACCGGCTCGCCGCCGATCACCCGCTCGTCGTCGGCAACCTCGACGGCGCGCCCGTCACCCTGCGCTACCGCGCCAACCGGATCGCCCTGGACGCCGCGCTGGACGCCGAGCGGAAGCGGGTGGAGGACAAGCGGCTGTCGCCCGACGGCCACCAGGAGGCCGTGCGGCGCACGCACCGGTTCGCGTCCCTGATGCGCGCGGGCCGGCAGATCCTCGCCTTCGACCCGTCCGGCAAGGGCCGGGTCGCCGAGGTCTTCGGCGACCTCGACCGGGCGGAGCACGTCTCGGTGGTGGTGCCGGGCGTCGACACCAACCTGCTGACGTTCCAGAAGACCGCCCGCAAGTACACGGCGCCGGTCGGGATGGCCGAATCCCTCTACACCGCCGAGCGCGCCTCCGCCCCCGGCACCCGTACCGCCGTCATCGCCTGGGCCGACTACACGGCGCCGGTCGGTGTCGGCATGGACGCGGCCATCGGCCGGCTCGCCGAGAACGGGGCCGCCCGGCTCGTCTCCCTCACCCGGGCGCTGCCCGGCGGCTCCCGGGTGGCGCTGTTCTGCCACAGCTACGGCTCCGTGGTGTGCGGTGTCGCCGCGCGCGACCTGCCCGCCCGGGTGGCCGACGTCGCGGTGGCCGGAAGCCCCGGGATGCGGGCCGAGACCGCTGCCGAGCTGGACACCGGCGCCCGCGTGTGGGCCATGCGCGACGCCGACGACTGGATCGCCGACGTGCCGTACCTGGCGGTCGGCGGGCTGGGCCACGGCGCCGATCCGGTGGCCCCGGAGTTCGGGGCACGGGTACTGTCGGCGGCGGGCGCGGTCGGGCACGCCGGGTACTTCGAGCCCGGCACCGAGAGCCTGCACAACTTCGCCGAGATAGGTGTCGGCTCGTATCGCACCGTGCGCTGCGCGGCCGGTCAGGACGCCTGTCGCAGCGGAATCTCCGGTGCGAGCGCGATCTGA
- a CDS encoding acyltransferase family protein — translation MTLTARIEARTPAHRDRAVDGLRALALLAVPTGHWLLGGFTLDGDGAIHNASPLSTFGFFAPVSWVLQMLGIFFLVGGYASVLSYTRHTGSTRAWLGTRLARLGRPVLGVTAVWAVLVPVLYALGVPGDTLRTGATLVVQPLWFVGVYLVVTALTPYCVRAAGRLGAWAAAPLLGSVAVVDFLRYGPFAEAVPSWLSVLNILPGWLFAYQLGVSWGLRRIGRRQAWALLLGGAALFAALLLAFHYPASMVGVPGETRTNSHPPSLLVLALAAAQSGAAILLRDRLGRLLRRPALWAPVVVINLSAMTILCWHQTAMLAAAVPASFLGPVAGLTTAPDTLGWIVARLAWLPLFAGLLLLIGRYARGFETPWTHATAAHRSAAGLLAAGFAVYALG, via the coding sequence ATGACACTGACCGCACGCATCGAGGCGCGCACGCCCGCCCACCGTGACCGTGCCGTCGACGGGCTGCGCGCGCTGGCGCTGCTCGCGGTCCCCACCGGCCACTGGCTCCTCGGCGGTTTCACCCTCGACGGCGACGGGGCGATCCACAACGCCAGCCCGCTCAGCACGTTCGGGTTCTTCGCGCCGGTCAGCTGGGTGCTCCAGATGCTGGGGATCTTCTTCCTGGTCGGCGGCTACGCGTCCGTCCTGTCGTACACCCGGCACACCGGCTCCACGCGCGCGTGGCTCGGGACCCGGCTCGCCCGGCTCGGCCGCCCCGTCCTCGGTGTCACCGCCGTCTGGGCCGTCCTGGTCCCGGTGCTGTACGCGCTGGGCGTCCCGGGCGACACCCTGCGCACCGGGGCGACGCTCGTGGTGCAGCCGTTGTGGTTCGTCGGGGTGTACCTGGTGGTCACCGCCCTCACCCCGTACTGCGTGCGGGCCGCCGGGCGGCTCGGCGCCTGGGCGGCCGCCCCGCTGCTGGGGTCCGTCGCCGTGGTCGACTTCCTCCGCTACGGCCCGTTCGCGGAGGCCGTACCGTCCTGGCTGAGCGTCCTGAACATCCTCCCGGGCTGGCTGTTCGCCTACCAACTGGGCGTGTCCTGGGGGCTGCGACGGATCGGCCGGCGGCAGGCGTGGGCCCTGCTGCTCGGTGGCGCGGCCCTGTTCGCCGCGCTGCTGCTCGCCTTCCACTACCCCGCCTCGATGGTCGGCGTCCCCGGGGAGACCCGCACCAACTCCCACCCGCCGTCGCTGCTGGTCCTCGCCCTCGCCGCGGCGCAGAGCGGGGCCGCGATCCTGCTGCGCGACCGGCTGGGCCGGCTGCTGCGGCGCCCCGCGCTGTGGGCGCCGGTCGTCGTCATCAACCTGTCGGCGATGACGATCCTGTGCTGGCACCAGACGGCGATGCTGGCCGCGGCGGTCCCGGCGTCGTTCCTCGGCCCGGTCGCGGGGCTGACGACCGCTCCGGACACCCTGGGCTGGATCGTGGCGCGGCTGGCATGGCTGCCGCTGTTCGCGGGGCTGTTGCTGCTGATCGGCCGGTACGCGCGGGGGTTCGAGACGCCGTGGACGCACGCCACCGCCGCCCACCGCTCGGCAGCGGGGCTGCTGGCGGCGGGCTTCGCGGTGTACGCGCTCGGCTGA
- a CDS encoding response regulator, which yields MTIRVIIVDDQAMVRAGFAALLSAQADIDVVGEAPDGRAGVSVARSTHPDVVLMDVRMPEMDGLAAAREILSPPPGVVHRPKVLMLTTFDVDDYVYEALRAGASGFLLKDAPPADLIGAVRVVAAGEALLAPSVTRRLIADFAASRPAPRRDRSVRLNGLTPRETEVLELIARGLSNQEIAGHLVLAEQTVKTHIGRVLSKLDLRDRAQAVIFAYESGLVTPGDA from the coding sequence GTGACCATCCGCGTGATCATCGTCGACGACCAGGCCATGGTGCGCGCGGGGTTCGCGGCCCTGCTGTCCGCGCAGGCGGACATCGACGTGGTGGGCGAGGCGCCGGACGGGCGGGCGGGGGTGTCGGTGGCCCGGTCCACGCACCCCGACGTGGTCCTGATGGACGTGCGGATGCCGGAGATGGACGGCCTGGCGGCGGCGCGGGAGATCCTGTCGCCGCCCCCGGGGGTGGTGCACCGGCCGAAGGTGCTGATGCTCACCACGTTCGACGTGGACGACTACGTGTACGAGGCGCTGCGCGCCGGGGCGTCCGGCTTCCTGCTGAAGGACGCCCCGCCGGCGGACCTCATCGGCGCGGTACGGGTGGTGGCGGCGGGCGAGGCGCTGCTGGCGCCGTCGGTGACGCGCCGTCTGATCGCCGACTTCGCCGCCTCCCGCCCGGCGCCGCGCCGCGACCGCTCGGTGCGCCTGAACGGTCTGACGCCCCGTGAGACGGAGGTCCTGGAGCTGATCGCCCGGGGCCTGTCGAACCAGGAGATCGCCGGCCACCTGGTCCTGGCCGAGCAGACGGTGAAGACCCACATCGGCCGGGTGCTGTCGAAGCTGGACCTCCGCGACCGCGCGCAGGCGGTGATCTTCGCGTACGAGTCCGGCCTGGTCACGCCGGGCGACGCGTAG